The following are from one region of the Desertibacillus haloalkaliphilus genome:
- a CDS encoding DUF1507 family protein, producing MAKSNVPIKAVALELLLEEANKIESLIKAQAGSLNVSTCPVYEEVLDTHIYGFSKTVEFITRLNLVNEQEGKDLLADLEKKLQQHLTIA from the coding sequence TTGGCAAAATCTAATGTCCCAATTAAAGCCGTAGCATTAGAGTTACTTTTAGAAGAGGCAAATAAAATAGAAAGTTTGATAAAGGCACAAGCAGGAAGTTTAAATGTCTCAACGTGTCCAGTCTATGAAGAAGTGTTAGATACGCATATCTATGGATTTTCAAAGACTGTTGAATTTATTACTCGTCTAAACTTAGTAAATGAACAGGAAGGGAAGGATCTATTAGCTGACCTAGAAAAGAAGTTACAACAACACTTAACGATTGCTTGA
- a CDS encoding DUF2325 domain-containing protein codes for MQSLLIVGADHLGSIPKKLNQLGFEQVEHVSGRKVQMVKRAIPSHVDLILILTDYINHNLTSVVKKKAGEQDVPICYAKRSWCSIYQAIGKCTASCDRENC; via the coding sequence ATGCAATCGTTATTAATCGTAGGGGCGGATCATTTAGGCTCAATACCAAAAAAATTAAATCAGTTGGGGTTTGAACAGGTTGAACATGTAAGTGGACGAAAAGTACAGATGGTTAAGAGGGCGATTCCTTCTCATGTTGATCTTATCCTAATATTGACAGACTATATCAACCATAACCTAACCTCAGTTGTCAAAAAGAAGGCAGGGGAACAAGATGTTCCGATTTGTTATGCGAAACGGTCATGGTGTTCGATTTATCAAGCAATAGGAAAGTGTACTGCCAGTTGTGATAGGGAGAATTGTTAA
- a CDS encoding metal ABC transporter solute-binding protein, Zn/Mn family yields the protein MKVKASFFFAIIIVLSSFLAACGNQQEDASETNENEEETSNETLDIFTTIFPLEDFTKKIGGDYVNVTNVVPVGGDAHTFEPTPQTMVDIAESDAFFYNGIGMEGFADAVIDSVGEELLVVKASEGIDLIAYDHDHGHEHEEQGHEEDHDHGHEHEEQGHEEDHDHGHEHEEHSHEEDHDHGHEHEDQGHEEEHNHEGDDGHNHDHGDGDPHIWLDPILSIQVAENIKDALVELLPEAAEEFQANFEVVKEELEGLDQEFQEMVDEASKNTFIVSHAGFGYWEERYGLQQMGITGLSPTNEPSAKQLEGIIDFANDNNINYILFEQNITTQVAEVVQEEVGAEALDLHNLEALVQEDIDNDEDYFSLMRSNIESLRTALQ from the coding sequence ATGAAGGTTAAAGCTAGTTTCTTTTTTGCAATTATTATTGTGTTATCATCATTTCTTGCTGCATGTGGAAACCAACAAGAAGATGCAAGCGAGACAAATGAAAATGAAGAGGAGACGTCTAATGAAACGTTAGATATTTTCACAACGATTTTTCCATTGGAGGATTTCACAAAGAAAATTGGTGGCGATTATGTTAATGTAACCAATGTTGTGCCTGTTGGGGGAGATGCGCATACATTTGAGCCTACACCTCAAACAATGGTTGATATTGCGGAATCAGATGCATTCTTCTATAATGGCATCGGAATGGAAGGATTTGCGGATGCTGTCATTGATTCTGTAGGTGAAGAGCTTCTCGTTGTTAAAGCATCAGAAGGTATTGATTTAATTGCTTATGACCATGATCACGGACATGAGCATGAAGAGCAAGGTCATGAGGAAGATCATGATCACGGACATGAGCACGAAGAGCAAGGTCATGAGGAAGATCATGATCACGGACATGAGCATGAAGAGCACAGTCATGAGGAAGATCATGATCATGGACATGAGCATGAAGATCAAGGTCATGAGGAAGAGCATAACCACGAAGGTGATGACGGTCACAACCATGATCATGGAGATGGAGACCCACATATTTGGTTAGATCCAATTTTATCGATCCAAGTAGCGGAAAATATAAAAGATGCATTAGTAGAACTATTGCCAGAAGCAGCAGAGGAATTTCAAGCGAACTTTGAGGTAGTCAAAGAAGAATTAGAAGGATTAGATCAAGAGTTCCAAGAGATGGTCGATGAAGCTTCTAAAAACACATTTATCGTTTCTCATGCAGGCTTTGGCTATTGGGAAGAGCGTTATGGATTACAACAGATGGGGATTACTGGATTATCACCGACAAATGAGCCATCTGCAAAGCAGTTAGAAGGAATTATTGATTTTGCGAATGATAATAATATTAACTACATTTTATTTGAACAAAATATTACGACTCAAGTAGCAGAGGTTGTTCAAGAAGAAGTTGGTGCTGAAGCCCTTGATCTTCATAATCTTGAAGCTCTAGTTCAAGAGGATATTGACAATGATGAAGACTACTTTAGTTTAATGAGAAGTAATATCGAATCATTGCGAACGGCACTTCAGTAA
- the mgtE gene encoding magnesium transporter translates to MRRLDDEEREQYFDHIIQSLDEQKKEAFRESFLELHPTDQMELFRSLDKTKRALVYQYVTADEFADIFQGFELDEQEDFVLELEENYAAEMFNQMHADDIADFLSELNEPHAKAILNAMDKDEADDVKELLSYEQETAGAIMTKEYISIRATNTASDVIELLRQEGPNAETIYYLYVVDDKDKLVGVVSLRDLIIASTEEKVEKLMSSRVVSVEVHTDQEEVAKIIRDYDFLAAPVVTSTNELIGIITVDDVIDVIEEETTEDVGEISAARGATDVNVSAFTAAKKRAPWIILLMFFGLITAEVIGQFEETLEAIVLLAVFIPLIMDSAGNTGTQSLAVMVRALATGSFEKKGLLNTIKREFGTGLMLGIICAVVLMILVPLLYDSYMLAFIVGISLFLTLSVATIIGAVVPVIITKLKLDPAIASGPFITTVNDILGLLIYFSIATSLLQYL, encoded by the coding sequence ATGAGAAGATTAGATGATGAAGAGCGTGAGCAATACTTTGATCACATCATTCAATCACTAGATGAACAAAAGAAAGAAGCTTTTCGTGAAAGCTTTTTGGAACTTCACCCGACCGACCAAATGGAGCTCTTTCGGTCTTTAGATAAAACAAAACGGGCTCTTGTGTATCAATATGTAACAGCTGATGAATTTGCGGATATATTCCAAGGTTTTGAGCTAGATGAGCAAGAAGATTTCGTTTTAGAGTTAGAAGAAAATTATGCTGCAGAGATGTTTAACCAGATGCATGCCGATGATATTGCCGACTTTTTAAGTGAACTTAACGAACCACATGCAAAGGCAATACTAAATGCAATGGATAAAGATGAAGCCGATGATGTAAAAGAACTCCTTTCTTATGAACAAGAAACAGCTGGCGCGATTATGACTAAGGAATATATATCCATTAGGGCAACTAATACGGCTTCTGACGTCATCGAACTCCTTCGCCAAGAAGGACCGAATGCTGAAACGATTTATTATCTTTATGTCGTTGACGATAAAGATAAACTGGTAGGTGTTGTCTCATTACGTGATCTAATCATCGCCTCCACCGAAGAAAAGGTTGAGAAATTAATGAGTTCACGTGTTGTTTCTGTTGAAGTTCATACTGACCAAGAAGAGGTCGCTAAAATTATTCGTGATTATGACTTTCTGGCCGCACCCGTTGTTACGAGTACAAATGAATTGATTGGAATCATCACCGTCGATGATGTCATTGATGTTATCGAAGAAGAAACAACTGAAGATGTTGGTGAAATTAGTGCTGCAAGAGGGGCTACTGACGTTAATGTTAGTGCATTCACCGCTGCAAAAAAGCGTGCCCCTTGGATTATTTTATTAATGTTCTTTGGTTTAATTACTGCCGAAGTGATTGGTCAATTTGAAGAAACACTTGAAGCGATTGTATTACTCGCTGTATTTATTCCATTGATTATGGACTCTGCTGGAAATACAGGGACGCAATCTCTGGCAGTAATGGTTCGTGCGTTAGCCACAGGATCTTTTGAAAAGAAAGGGCTGTTGAATACGATTAAGCGTGAATTTGGTACAGGTCTTATGCTTGGCATCATCTGTGCTGTTGTGTTAATGATTCTTGTTCCGTTATTATACGATAGTTATATGTTAGCCTTCATCGTAGGAATATCACTATTTTTAACGTTAAGCGTTGCAACAATCATAGGCGCTGTTGTACCTGTAATCATTACAAAATTAAAATTAGACCCTGCAATCGCTTCAGGTCCATTTATTACGACCGTAAATGATATTTTAGGCTTACTCATTTATTTTTCAATCGCAACCTCACTTCTTCAATACTTATAA